In Sphingopyxis sp. 113P3, one DNA window encodes the following:
- a CDS encoding IS1380 family transposase, giving the protein MTDVTSSSFRFPAVQRKKVTAAFDGGRITSDGGVLLLAQAEREMDICRQLATCIADRRDPSRVVHKLDDILRARVLAIACGYEDADDLDALRDDPGFRLALGKLPGSGAGLASQPTMSRWENAPTTRELARMMAAMVDIYCASYPSPPEAVTLDIDDTCDVVHGYQQLSFWNGHHGERCFLPIHVYDTATGRPVAMLLRTGKTPSGAEAAGHIRRLVRQIQRHWPTTHITIRGDGHYGRPEVMNFCEAQGIDYVFGLPTNAVLRADPQIVKIADACAVKRAEEQHVVLRNYAQTRYGAKSWKCQRRVVARIEASTLGMDIRYVVTSLEQGSAEHIYDTLYCARGQAENLIKLHKAQLASDRTSCRSANANQMRLILHTAAFWLMWRIQQAIPKAAALANAEFATLRLRLLKVAARVIETASRIRVAFASACPDAALFRIIAAALRPAPT; this is encoded by the coding sequence ATGACCGACGTTACCTCAAGCTCATTTCGATTTCCAGCGGTCCAACGCAAGAAAGTCACGGCTGCCTTCGACGGCGGTCGCATCACGTCGGACGGCGGGGTTCTGCTATTGGCGCAGGCCGAGCGCGAGATGGACATCTGCAGGCAGCTGGCCACCTGCATCGCCGATCGGCGCGATCCTTCGCGGGTGGTCCACAAGCTGGATGACATCCTGCGGGCTCGGGTTCTGGCGATTGCCTGCGGCTACGAGGACGCCGACGACCTCGACGCCCTGCGTGACGATCCCGGCTTCCGCCTGGCGCTGGGCAAGCTACCGGGTTCGGGCGCGGGCCTTGCCAGCCAACCGACGATGAGCCGCTGGGAAAACGCACCCACCACGCGCGAGCTGGCCCGCATGATGGCCGCGATGGTCGACATCTACTGCGCCAGTTATCCATCCCCGCCCGAGGCGGTGACGCTGGACATCGATGACACCTGCGATGTCGTGCACGGCTACCAGCAGTTATCGTTCTGGAACGGGCATCACGGTGAGCGCTGTTTCCTGCCGATCCACGTCTACGACACGGCAACGGGGCGGCCGGTCGCCATGCTGCTGCGCACCGGCAAGACGCCGAGCGGCGCGGAGGCCGCGGGCCATATCCGTCGCCTGGTGCGGCAGATCCAGAGGCACTGGCCCACGACCCACATCACGATCCGGGGCGACGGCCACTACGGCAGACCCGAGGTCATGAACTTCTGCGAGGCACAGGGCATCGATTATGTCTTCGGCCTGCCCACCAACGCTGTGCTGCGCGCCGATCCACAGATCGTGAAGATTGCCGATGCCTGCGCGGTCAAGCGGGCCGAGGAACAGCACGTGGTCCTGCGAAATTATGCCCAGACCCGCTACGGGGCGAAAAGCTGGAAATGCCAGCGCCGTGTCGTCGCCCGGATCGAGGCCAGCACGCTCGGCATGGATATCCGCTACGTCGTCACCTCGCTCGAGCAGGGCTCGGCCGAGCACATCTACGACACACTCTACTGCGCCCGCGGCCAGGCCGAAAACCTCATCAAGTTGCACAAGGCCCAGCTCGCCAGCGATCGCACGTCATGCCGATCAGCCAACGCCAATCAGATGCGGCTGATCCTGCACACCGCCGCATTCTGGCTGATGTGGCGCATCCAGCAGGCCATCCCCAAGGCAGCCGCGCTTGCCAACGCTGAGTTCGCGACCCTGCGCCTGCGGCTCCTCAAAGTCGCCGCACGCGTCATCGAGACCGCCTCCCGCATCCGCGTCGCCTTCGCTTCCGCCTGTCCCGACGCCGCCCTGTTCCGGATCATCGCCGCCGCCCTCAGGCCCGCCCCGACATAG